In Luteitalea sp., a genomic segment contains:
- a CDS encoding multicopper oxidase domain-containing protein, with protein MAMATIEYWIQLENRPWDASPHNIDRITGQDMKEVTDKDPVDVTLTSPGTGVTTTRKMYNPLRDSDGKVKDALILRRYNPPTQPDESDAWTVPADRKVNPWDLNELDPTDNGTMGTIPGPVIECNVGDSVIVHFRNLDMRTHLVTKQVCFDLPFIGKICLPVPTQEPIDIEKRVHSLHPHGFVFKATSDGAYPLSPPDSTQPVTGILVDESLAWSKVPGFSGTLKKGDRVPPGGTFVYRWNTIGWPSTSNVWLYHDHSICDMENVELGAIGIIVIHNPADTEQEVDIRAGDPNDPSKLDPAFLPDGSPNGSPVNVRCFPFPGDFHILPHDLEGLGLRHGDVPGHAHAALPAASQRGPAAGKKPLKDDTGGTRPVLERLIQRGDLLFELDDELAVLTRLCLRRYDTPPSKGLYLQLFHTLDGVPGMIINGRTFMGNTPTMIAGRDTRMRFGVVGMGSDVHTFHIHGHRWILPGPQGNTPGAIQGSAQVQAVTQFEDTRIFGAANSFVFTIDGKSGSFMRAGGPSPDDPVGEWHMHCHVLSHMMSGMMGSLLIVKGGEFASTLPRGVPCGHDEGGGHEEPPENGGTTHQVSIENAGNDGFVPKVMNINVGDTVTWKNNDGATHTASKTGGPGPNFDTGNISSGATSAPITFNTAGTMTYQCNIHTNMTGTIQVNP; from the coding sequence ATGGCGATGGCAACCATCGAGTACTGGATTCAACTGGAAAATCGTCCGTGGGACGCGTCGCCCCACAACATCGACCGGATCACCGGGCAGGACATGAAGGAGGTTACGGACAAGGACCCCGTAGACGTGACCCTCACGTCGCCCGGGACGGGAGTGACGACAACGCGCAAGATGTACAACCCCCTCCGGGACAGCGACGGGAAGGTTAAAGACGCACTCATTCTCCGTCGTTACAACCCCCCCACGCAGCCCGACGAGAGCGATGCCTGGACCGTGCCCGCCGATCGCAAGGTAAACCCCTGGGACCTGAACGAGCTGGACCCCACGGACAACGGCACGATGGGCACCATTCCGGGTCCCGTCATCGAGTGCAACGTAGGCGACTCGGTGATCGTCCACTTCCGCAACCTGGACATGCGGACGCACCTCGTGACGAAACAAGTCTGCTTCGACTTGCCCTTCATCGGCAAAATCTGTTTGCCCGTTCCCACCCAGGAGCCGATCGACATCGAGAAGCGGGTTCACAGCCTTCACCCGCACGGGTTTGTCTTCAAGGCCACTTCGGACGGGGCCTACCCGCTCTCCCCACCGGATAGCACTCAACCGGTCACTGGAATACTGGTGGATGAATCCCTCGCCTGGTCCAAGGTGCCGGGGTTTTCGGGGACCTTGAAGAAAGGCGACCGCGTGCCGCCCGGCGGGACGTTTGTCTACCGCTGGAACACGATCGGCTGGCCCTCCACTTCCAACGTCTGGCTCTATCATGACCACTCGATCTGCGACATGGAGAACGTCGAGCTGGGCGCCATTGGCATCATCGTCATCCACAACCCAGCCGATACGGAGCAAGAAGTTGATATTCGCGCGGGTGATCCAAACGATCCGAGCAAGCTGGACCCGGCATTCCTGCCCGACGGATCGCCAAACGGCAGCCCCGTTAACGTGAGATGCTTCCCATTTCCCGGGGACTTCCACATCCTCCCGCACGATCTCGAAGGGTTGGGTCTACGCCATGGCGATGTTCCTGGCCACGCGCACGCAGCCTTGCCTGCCGCTTCCCAACGCGGGCCCGCGGCCGGGAAGAAGCCACTCAAGGATGACACCGGGGGCACGAGGCCCGTCTTGGAGCGCTTGATCCAGCGTGGTGACCTCCTGTTCGAGCTCGATGACGAGCTCGCGGTGCTCACGAGGCTTTGCCTGCGGCGGTATGACACGCCTCCGTCCAAGGGCCTGTATCTTCAGCTTTTCCACACCCTCGATGGCGTGCCGGGAATGATCATCAACGGCCGCACGTTCATGGGCAACACGCCGACGATGATCGCCGGCCGCGACACGCGGATGAGGTTCGGCGTCGTGGGTATGGGGAGCGACGTCCACACATTTCACATCCACGGGCACCGGTGGATCCTGCCGGGGCCGCAGGGAAATACGCCGGGCGCGATCCAGGGCAGCGCGCAGGTACAGGCCGTCACGCAGTTTGAGGACACCCGCATCTTCGGCGCGGCCAACTCGTTCGTCTTCACTATCGACGGCAAGTCTGGAAGCTTCATGCGCGCCGGAGGGCCGTCGCCTGATGACCCGGTCGGCGAGTGGCACATGCACTGCCACGTGCTCTCGCACATGATGAGCGGCATGATGGGGTCTCTGCTGATCGTCAAGGGCGGTGAATTCGCGTCCACTCTGCCCAGAGGCGTACCGTGCGGGCATGATGAGGGAGGCGGGCACGAAGAGCCGCCCGAAAACGGCGGCACGACCCATCAGGTCAGCATCGAGAACGCCGGCAACGACGGCTTCGTGCCCAAGGTCATGAACATCAATGTCGGCGACACCGTCACCTGGAAGAACAACGACGGCGCGACCCACACCGC